From one Bacteroides fragilis NCTC 9343 genomic stretch:
- a CDS encoding RagB/SusD family nutrient uptake outer membrane protein, with the protein MKKIITLLCAVATLTACDIDRLPYGSMSAEQITQDPTSSLESLVNGCYAQLKSWSDPMHRLGEYAGDNMAKDKSSTDAFFDFISYSRDADNYRLQSFWDSGYKAIAQASNIIKMIDEGKSKTIDYQLGECYYIRGMMYFYLGRAFGRPYWDKPEGHMGVPIVNGTPDDVNNLNLPDRSTVQDTYEQAIDDLKVAARLMENGETKREGPAYASKEAAWAMLSRIYLFMSGTYEAPNSENAQLAIDYATRVIESTTSEGGLKYELLSRENFMRYNTFMPENNKESIFVVKIMASEKPDYWNSIGGMYSYAGQQGWGEMYASAKYMDLLNEQGRNDWRPDKKKIVDARANFISPSYITDSDGKYVEVFRFIKNVYNKNNIHTGYTYVQLPISKRGNTVTCKEGETNYTLSLINSSEEKYSINYSDGQTYSGVIDYEIELSSGQPKFYILKCSNEGTASGEAESQLHSPVISRLGEVYLNRAEAYAKKGDYSHAQADLNIIRERSLPGRGYNDLNASNAKVRIEKERQLELAYQAERSYDVFRNCETLTRKYPGVHDAMLEIPATDYRVIYFIPQSAINSYPGTLTQNPTSN; encoded by the coding sequence ATGAAAAAGATAATAACTCTACTATGTGCGGTTGCTACTTTAACTGCTTGTGACATAGACAGACTTCCTTATGGTTCAATGTCAGCCGAACAAATAACTCAGGATCCTACCTCTTCATTAGAGTCACTTGTAAATGGATGCTATGCACAATTAAAAAGTTGGTCGGATCCTATGCATCGTTTAGGGGAATATGCGGGTGATAATATGGCGAAAGATAAATCATCAACGGATGCTTTTTTTGATTTTATTTCTTATTCCCGTGATGCTGATAATTATCGTCTACAAAGCTTTTGGGACTCTGGATACAAAGCTATTGCACAAGCTTCGAATATTATTAAAATGATTGATGAAGGAAAAAGCAAAACCATTGATTATCAACTGGGTGAATGCTACTACATCCGTGGTATGATGTATTTTTATCTTGGACGTGCTTTCGGACGTCCTTATTGGGACAAGCCGGAAGGACATATGGGAGTCCCTATTGTAAATGGTACGCCAGACGATGTAAATAATCTTAATCTTCCTGATCGTTCGACTGTTCAAGATACCTATGAACAAGCTATTGATGACCTGAAAGTAGCGGCTCGATTGATGGAAAATGGAGAAACTAAACGGGAAGGTCCTGCATATGCATCTAAAGAAGCGGCATGGGCCATGTTGTCTCGTATTTATTTATTTATGAGTGGAACTTATGAAGCACCCAATAGTGAAAATGCTCAGTTGGCCATTGATTATGCAACTAGAGTTATTGAAAGTACCACTAGTGAAGGTGGGCTAAAATATGAGTTACTCTCCCGTGAAAATTTTATGCGATATAATACATTCATGCCGGAAAATAATAAAGAATCTATTTTTGTAGTAAAAATCATGGCATCAGAAAAACCGGATTATTGGAATTCTATCGGTGGAATGTATTCTTATGCTGGTCAGCAAGGTTGGGGAGAAATGTATGCAAGTGCCAAATACATGGATTTATTAAATGAACAGGGACGTAACGATTGGCGTCCTGACAAGAAAAAAATTGTAGATGCACGAGCAAATTTCATTTCACCAAGCTACATCACGGATAGTGATGGTAAATATGTTGAAGTATTCCGTTTCATAAAGAATGTATACAACAAAAACAACATACATACGGGGTACACATATGTACAATTGCCCATTTCTAAGAGAGGTAACACTGTGACTTGTAAAGAGGGGGAAACTAATTACACATTGTCATTAATAAACAGTAGTGAAGAAAAATATTCAATCAACTATTCAGATGGTCAAACCTATTCCGGTGTTATTGATTATGAAATAGAACTCTCAAGTGGGCAACCCAAATTCTATATTCTCAAATGTTCGAATGAAGGAACTGCAAGCGGAGAAGCTGAATCTCAATTACATTCTCCTGTTATCTCTCGTTTAGGCGAGGTTTACTTAAATCGTGCAGAAGCATATGCCAAAAAAGGTGATTATTCTCATGCTCAAGCAGATCTGAATATCATTCGTGAACGCTCTTTACCCGGAAGAGGCTATAATGACTTAAATGCTTCTAATGCTAAGGTGCGAATAGAAAAAGAGAGACAATTAGAGTTGGCCTATCAAGCAGAACGTAGTTATGATGTATTTCGCAATTGTGAAACATTAACTCGCAAATATCCCGGAGTACATGATGCCATGCTTGAAATTCCGGCTACAGACTATCGGGTTATTTATTTTATTCCACAAAGTGCTATTAACTCTTATCCTGGAACCTTAACACAGAATCCAACCAGTAATTAG
- a CDS encoding TonB-dependent receptor, with product MKKCNQKWFNPQKVKKQIAIAVAISLVCAIPISTFAQVLKFSIKKSNTSIQSVLQELEKESGYTFFYNDNQVKLDKKISINIEDASIEVVLNQIFENSGYSYRIVENQIVIYTTPTTTVQQTVQQKKQQKVTGVVKDIAGDPIIGASIIEKGSSSNGTITNVNGDFSLIVTGNELQVSYIGYIPQTINLKPGVSSYNVIMKEDTKTLDEVVVVGYSTQKKESLTGALQTVKSDKLKDITTPSVENMLNGKVPGVYVAPGSGQPGSGGAVVIRGQATLSGTTAPLWVIDGVIVGSNAGALNPSDIETMTILKDAASTAIYGSQGANGVILVTTKNGKAEKMTVNVSAKVGISKLGRGNMEMMDGAELYDYYKSFSNQEAITFSRYNDKLRNCNFDWFDLAAQTGVTQDYNVSLSGGNEKIRSFLSIGVYDEEGAVKGYDYTRYNFRLKTTYKPFEWLSIKPALAGSRRDIEDKQYDVTSMFQRLPWDSPFDEEGNLVPNRYTGWVNSSNSNYLYDLQWNKSNSTNYEFMGNLDFDIRITDWLSFSSVNNYKYIGYNYSEYTDPRSSSGEGVDGRMREYQTTTVRRYSNHIIRFNKMFGKHSINALAAYEFNDYWAKATDMYGIGFIPGFEVLDVVAKPEKVGGSISEWAVQSLLFNANYAFDNKYLAQLSFRRDGASNFGDNAKYGNFFSISAGWNINREKWFHASWVDILKLRISYGSVGNRPSSLYPQYDLYSVSSKYNEESGALISQLGNKDLTWEKTYTTGTGIDVAFFDNRLRASFDWYNKYTSNILYAVPISGLVGVTSMWKNIGEMQNQGFELSIGGDIIRTKDWDWNIEINLGHNKNKLKKLYKTKNAEGQFVEKPIIISDGTSIAGTAKRVLQPGYPCDTYYLKEWAGVNPENGAPQWYKTVENEDGTLSRQKTSNYSEADQVKCGSSSPDIFGGFSTVLRWKDIDLNAVFGYSVGGQIYNYSRQEYDSDGAYNDRNQMKLQKGWNRWEKPGDIATHPVASYSNTSKSNSSSSRYLEKNDYLKLRSLSIGYNLKLPQYYINNMRIFFTGENLFCVTNYSGVDPEIPASDGSVIGTALPSVYPTVRKFMFGLNLTF from the coding sequence ATGAAAAAATGCAATCAAAAGTGGTTTAATCCTCAAAAAGTAAAAAAGCAAATAGCAATTGCTGTTGCTATTAGTTTAGTTTGTGCAATACCTATCAGCACATTTGCACAAGTACTCAAGTTTTCAATAAAAAAGAGTAACACTTCTATCCAATCAGTATTACAAGAGTTAGAAAAAGAAAGTGGATATACTTTTTTTTATAATGACAATCAAGTGAAGCTAGATAAAAAAATCTCTATAAATATAGAAGATGCTTCGATAGAAGTTGTTCTAAATCAAATATTTGAAAATTCAGGATATTCCTATCGAATAGTAGAGAATCAAATTGTTATATATACAACGCCCACCACAACTGTGCAACAAACGGTTCAACAGAAAAAACAACAAAAAGTGACCGGTGTAGTAAAAGATATTGCAGGAGATCCTATAATAGGAGCATCTATAATAGAAAAAGGATCTTCTTCAAACGGGACTATCACTAACGTGAATGGCGACTTTTCTCTTATAGTAACAGGTAATGAACTCCAGGTTAGTTACATTGGATATATTCCTCAAACCATTAATCTCAAACCGGGGGTAAGCTCTTATAATGTAATAATGAAGGAAGATACCAAAACATTAGATGAAGTAGTGGTAGTTGGGTATAGTACACAAAAAAAAGAGAGCTTGACTGGTGCGCTACAAACAGTTAAGAGTGATAAACTAAAAGATATTACCACCCCTTCAGTAGAAAACATGTTAAACGGAAAGGTTCCGGGAGTATATGTAGCTCCAGGGTCGGGACAACCCGGGTCAGGAGGAGCTGTCGTGATTCGTGGGCAAGCAACTTTAAGTGGGACCACTGCTCCATTATGGGTTATTGATGGAGTGATTGTTGGTTCAAATGCCGGTGCTTTGAATCCAAGTGATATAGAAACAATGACTATCCTAAAAGATGCTGCTTCTACTGCTATCTATGGTTCACAAGGAGCTAACGGCGTTATTCTTGTAACAACCAAAAATGGTAAAGCAGAAAAGATGACAGTAAATGTCTCTGCAAAAGTTGGTATCAGTAAGTTAGGGAGAGGAAATATGGAAATGATGGATGGAGCGGAGCTATATGATTACTATAAATCATTTTCAAATCAGGAGGCGATTACTTTTTCACGTTACAATGATAAACTGCGAAATTGTAATTTCGATTGGTTTGATTTGGCTGCCCAAACAGGAGTTACCCAAGATTACAATGTTTCTTTATCTGGAGGCAATGAGAAAATCAGATCTTTCCTTTCCATCGGTGTCTATGATGAAGAAGGAGCAGTGAAAGGTTACGATTACACACGATATAACTTCCGATTAAAAACAACCTATAAACCCTTTGAATGGCTAAGTATAAAACCTGCACTGGCAGGATCGCGACGGGATATTGAAGATAAACAGTATGATGTAACTTCCATGTTCCAAAGATTGCCATGGGATAGTCCTTTTGATGAAGAAGGGAATTTGGTTCCCAATAGATATACGGGATGGGTGAACAGTTCTAATAGTAATTATCTATACGATCTGCAGTGGAATAAATCGAACTCTACCAATTATGAGTTTATGGGTAATTTAGATTTTGATATTAGAATTACTGACTGGCTGAGTTTTTCATCCGTCAATAACTATAAATATATAGGTTATAATTACAGTGAATATACAGATCCACGCTCAAGTAGTGGAGAGGGGGTAGATGGGCGTATGCGTGAATATCAAACTACCACTGTACGTCGTTATTCTAATCATATCATACGTTTTAACAAGATGTTTGGTAAACATTCAATAAATGCGTTGGCTGCTTATGAATTCAACGATTATTGGGCCAAAGCAACAGATATGTATGGAATAGGATTTATTCCCGGTTTCGAAGTATTGGACGTGGTAGCTAAACCGGAGAAAGTTGGTGGTAGTATTAGTGAGTGGGCAGTACAGTCTCTTTTATTTAATGCAAACTATGCTTTTGATAATAAATATCTGGCACAACTATCTTTCCGTCGCGATGGAGCCTCTAATTTCGGAGATAATGCAAAATATGGAAATTTCTTTTCTATTAGTGCCGGATGGAACATTAATCGTGAAAAATGGTTTCATGCCTCTTGGGTTGATATATTGAAATTACGTATATCTTATGGTTCAGTAGGTAACAGACCAAGTTCACTTTATCCCCAATACGATCTCTATTCAGTATCTTCTAAATATAACGAAGAATCCGGAGCCTTGATATCACAATTGGGCAATAAAGATCTTACTTGGGAAAAGACTTATACTACAGGCACCGGAATTGACGTAGCTTTTTTTGATAATCGGTTGAGAGCAAGTTTTGACTGGTATAATAAGTACACAAGTAACATTCTATATGCAGTACCCATTTCCGGATTAGTAGGAGTGACAAGTATGTGGAAGAATATTGGTGAAATGCAAAATCAAGGATTTGAATTGTCCATTGGCGGTGATATTATCCGTACGAAAGACTGGGATTGGAATATAGAAATTAACTTGGGACATAATAAGAACAAATTAAAGAAACTCTATAAGACAAAGAACGCTGAGGGACAATTTGTAGAAAAGCCAATTATTATTTCAGATGGAACATCGATTGCAGGTACAGCCAAAAGAGTATTACAGCCAGGTTATCCATGTGATACTTATTATCTGAAAGAATGGGCAGGTGTAAACCCGGAAAATGGGGCACCTCAGTGGTATAAAACCGTAGAAAATGAAGATGGAACTTTATCACGTCAGAAAACAAGTAATTATTCTGAGGCTGATCAAGTGAAATGTGGAAGTTCATCTCCAGACATCTTTGGAGGATTTAGTACTGTACTCCGCTGGAAAGATATTGATCTGAATGCAGTATTTGGCTACTCTGTAGGAGGGCAAATCTATAATTATTCTCGCCAGGAATATGATTCAGACGGAGCATATAACGATCGAAATCAAATGAAACTTCAAAAGGGATGGAATCGTTGGGAAAAACCGGGAGATATAGCTACACATCCGGTGGCATCTTATAGTAATACGAGTAAGTCGAACAGTTCTTCCTCGCGCTATCTTGAAAAGAATGACTATCTTAAATTGAGATCATTATCAATCGGTTATAACTTAAAATTACCTCAATATTATATTAATAATATGAGAATTTTCTTCACTGGAGAGAACCTGTTCTGTGTTACAAATTACTCAGGCGTAGATCCGGAAATTCCGGCTAGTGATGGTTCTGTAATAGGTACTGCATTACCTTCGGTTTATCCAACTGTACGTAAATTTATGTTTGGGCTTAATTTAACATTTTAA
- a CDS encoding RNA polymerase sigma-70 factor, translating into MFAHHTDRFMTEKELIVSLKQGDEAAFTALYRMYWPKVHNFSRLYLSSIAEVEEVVQEVFVKLWEARIFLKENESFKGFLFIITRNIIFNQFRKSFNENAYKTTVLSSAEVEYDIENEMDAADLQGYIKKLISELTPRQQEVFHLSREEHLSYKEIAIRLSISEKTVERHINEALKFLRKNIYLFFIFLSL; encoded by the coding sequence ATGTTTGCACATCACACCGATAGATTTATGACCGAGAAAGAGCTTATTGTATCATTAAAACAGGGGGACGAAGCTGCATTTACTGCTCTATACAGAATGTATTGGCCTAAAGTTCACAACTTTTCCCGTTTATACCTATCTTCTATAGCCGAAGTAGAAGAAGTGGTACAGGAAGTTTTCGTAAAATTGTGGGAGGCACGTATCTTTCTGAAAGAGAATGAAAGTTTCAAAGGATTCTTGTTTATTATAACCCGAAATATCATTTTTAATCAATTCCGTAAAAGTTTTAATGAAAATGCCTATAAAACGACTGTACTTAGTAGTGCAGAGGTAGAATATGACATTGAAAACGAGATGGATGCAGCCGATCTTCAAGGCTATATCAAAAAATTAATTTCAGAACTGACACCACGACAACAAGAAGTATTTCATTTAAGTCGTGAGGAACATCTCAGTTATAAAGAAATAGCTATTCGATTATCTATCAGTGAAAAAACAGTAGAGCGTCATATTAATGAAGCCTTAAAATTTTTACGTAAGAACATCTATTTATTTTTTATATTTCTTTCTCTATAA
- a CDS encoding FecR family protein, which translates to MKQATTGNKDIIKKLLTDSLSPEEREKLNNYKFVNQAIYSQWEQASDMYTDVDKEERMLTNVMHQIKKGKTGRFRQSLHRYGWVASIALLLICGTLSLMLLSRKAEPEVWYVLNSGRQSMDSVRLADGTLVMLNAGSRLTYPKEFSGNKREVTLSGQAFFSVHPDKVHPFVVKTKNMDVTALGTAFEVFSFDGDESVETVLLNGKVKVEPKDHKEQIKGEYILQPNEKLTCQVNGDIRIDRVDANSYSAWRIGGRLSFKNETLAMILPRLEKWYGQKIDCPQKTADHYRFTFTLRNEPLDLILNIMSHSAPLNYKLISNDYYVLEELK; encoded by the coding sequence ATGAAACAAGCGACAACAGGAAATAAGGATATAATAAAGAAGCTACTGACCGATAGCCTATCGCCAGAAGAGCGAGAGAAACTAAACAACTATAAATTTGTGAATCAAGCAATTTATAGTCAATGGGAACAAGCTTCTGATATGTATACCGATGTCGATAAGGAAGAACGAATGCTGACAAACGTCATGCACCAAATAAAGAAAGGAAAAACCGGACGTTTTAGGCAAAGCTTACATCGGTATGGCTGGGTGGCATCTATAGCTTTATTGCTGATTTGCGGAACACTATCTTTAATGTTATTATCCAGAAAAGCAGAGCCGGAGGTTTGGTATGTACTGAACTCCGGACGCCAGTCAATGGATTCGGTAAGATTAGCAGATGGTACGCTTGTGATGCTGAACGCAGGGAGTCGCTTGACATATCCTAAAGAGTTTTCCGGAAACAAGCGGGAAGTAACTCTTTCCGGACAAGCTTTTTTTAGTGTTCATCCGGATAAGGTACATCCTTTTGTTGTGAAAACAAAGAATATGGATGTTACAGCTTTAGGAACAGCATTTGAAGTCTTTAGTTTCGATGGTGATGAAAGTGTAGAAACGGTATTGCTTAACGGAAAGGTTAAGGTAGAACCTAAGGATCACAAAGAGCAAATAAAAGGAGAATATATCCTTCAGCCGAACGAAAAACTAACGTGCCAGGTAAATGGTGATATACGTATAGATCGCGTAGATGCCAATTCTTATTCTGCTTGGCGTATTGGAGGACGGTTGAGCTTTAAAAATGAAACATTAGCCATGATCTTGCCTCGGTTAGAGAAATGGTACGGACAAAAGATCGATTGCCCGCAGAAAACTGCTGATCATTATCGCTTTACATTTACGCTGCGGAATGAGCCTTTGGATCTGATATTAAATATAATGTCGCATAGTGCGCCATTAAATTATAAATTAATAAGTAATGACTACTATGTTCTCGAAGAACTTAAGTAG
- a CDS encoding TonB-dependent receptor, which yields MRKCNMRWFSPQRMKKHLAFALAVSLVAMVPVSAFAQVLKISMTKTNVSIENVLRELEKQSDYTFFYNDNQVKLNKKVSINVSDAPIETVLNEVFKNSGYTYKIVDNQIVVSTAAAAAKEVQATQQQKQRKISGVVKDAMGEAIIGASVIEKGNPTNGTITNIDGEFTLNTAGKELQVTYIGYIPQAIVLKPGVNSYTVTMKEDTKTLDEVVVVGYGTQKKVNLTGAVSSVGADELKERVNTNVLASVQGQVPGVTIISRPGSTPSINMRGRGNLGTSSPLFVIDGAIADASFFSSLDPNSIESISFLKDAASSAIYGSRAAYGVVLVKTKGGKEGDLKISYDGSVAVKMATYTPDVLGSEWYARLSNEAALNENPNTSTLPYTDKEIQMFRDGSNPDMYPNTNWYDLVLKDEAVMTKHSVSFSGGNKVKYFTSLGYMYDDDFTPGVKSERYNLTTNISSDIKSWLTMRSNINYIQSTSDNDKGGVVYTHLLTIPSTYVARQSNGEWGSYEGGKPAATVNMERNPLRRLEEGGWSNSKTQNTLINLALDIKPVKGLVLTGEMIYKAWDYKSKTYTANKSKIKDFQTGAELNGTDVTNSKMEYSWEENSRLTYNALANYVWSNEKHNVNVLAGVSYEHYKYQKQKSYRLKFPTNGMTDMNGGSSAPDDTYAEGGSNEDKLMSYFGRVNYSFMDRYLLEANIRADASSRFHKDNRWGVFPSFSAGWRISQEEFMQDINWINNLKLRASWGQLGNINNVGQYDYFSSYQQGGNYNFEDAIVSGIVESKPANPTLGWETVTITDIGVDFDIFNGLLNFTADYYNKKTDDILLAYPSPKEIGIGSDFKVSQNIGTVSNKGLELSITHNKTLGDFAYTVGFNMSKNWNKVTNLGANDPIIESPWIKKVGYAIGTFYGYRSDGLLTQEDIDTGNYITDGLVPQAGDIKYVDLDGDGKLTDKDRTYIGCDVPDITYGVNLNLRYKGFELSMFGQGVTGTKVNFSMENAWAFSDYASPRKYHLKRWTVDNPNPNAAYPRIYPRTSKHSTYNQYFSDYWLFNADYFRIKNITFGYSFQKPVLQKLSLEALKLYVAAENPFTIRADHRMEDFDPETASGRGVNTRGTSSIAFGVNLTF from the coding sequence ATGAGAAAATGCAACATGCGGTGGTTTAGTCCGCAAAGAATGAAAAAGCATCTGGCTTTTGCTTTAGCAGTTAGCCTGGTGGCTATGGTACCTGTAAGTGCCTTCGCTCAAGTACTAAAGATTTCAATGACAAAGACCAATGTATCCATTGAAAATGTACTTCGTGAACTTGAAAAACAAAGCGATTACACTTTCTTCTACAATGACAATCAGGTAAAACTGAACAAGAAAGTATCCATCAACGTATCCGACGCTCCGATCGAAACCGTATTGAACGAAGTTTTCAAAAACTCGGGATATACCTACAAGATTGTAGACAATCAGATCGTAGTGTCTACAGCTGCTGCAGCAGCGAAAGAGGTACAGGCTACCCAGCAACAGAAACAAAGAAAAATTTCGGGAGTTGTGAAAGATGCAATGGGAGAAGCCATCATCGGAGCATCGGTTATAGAAAAAGGAAATCCGACTAACGGTACTATCACTAATATTGATGGTGAGTTTACTCTTAACACTGCCGGTAAGGAACTTCAGGTGACTTATATTGGTTATATACCTCAAGCGATTGTTCTTAAACCGGGAGTTAATAGTTATACAGTTACCATGAAAGAGGATACTAAAACTCTGGACGAAGTGGTGGTAGTAGGTTATGGTACTCAGAAGAAGGTAAATTTGACAGGTGCTGTGTCTTCTGTTGGAGCGGACGAATTGAAAGAACGTGTGAATACAAATGTTTTGGCTTCTGTTCAAGGGCAGGTCCCGGGAGTAACTATTATATCACGTCCGGGATCTACTCCATCAATTAATATGCGTGGTCGCGGTAACTTGGGAACATCTTCTCCTTTGTTTGTTATTGACGGTGCAATTGCTGATGCTTCTTTCTTTTCAAGTCTTGATCCGAATTCGATAGAGAGCATTTCATTCTTGAAAGATGCGGCATCTTCTGCTATTTACGGCTCTCGTGCAGCTTATGGTGTTGTATTGGTAAAAACCAAAGGTGGTAAAGAAGGTGATTTGAAGATCAGTTATGATGGTTCGGTCGCAGTGAAAATGGCGACTTATACACCTGATGTATTGGGCTCTGAATGGTATGCACGTTTGAGTAATGAGGCTGCTTTGAATGAAAACCCGAATACCAGTACGCTTCCTTATACAGATAAAGAAATACAAATGTTCCGCGATGGCTCTAATCCGGATATGTATCCAAATACAAATTGGTATGATTTAGTCTTGAAGGATGAAGCTGTTATGACAAAGCACTCTGTAAGCTTTAGCGGTGGTAATAAAGTGAAATACTTCACTTCATTAGGATATATGTATGATGATGATTTTACTCCTGGTGTAAAGAGTGAACGTTATAATTTGACTACCAATATTTCTTCAGATATTAAGTCTTGGTTGACAATGCGTTCTAATATCAATTATATTCAAAGCACTTCCGATAATGATAAAGGAGGAGTTGTTTATACACACTTGTTGACAATCCCGTCAACTTATGTTGCTCGTCAAAGTAACGGTGAATGGGGTAGCTATGAAGGTGGAAAGCCGGCTGCAACAGTAAATATGGAGCGTAACCCTTTACGCCGTTTGGAAGAAGGAGGTTGGTCGAACAGTAAGACTCAGAATACTTTGATAAATCTGGCTTTAGATATTAAGCCTGTAAAAGGACTGGTATTGACTGGCGAAATGATTTATAAAGCTTGGGATTATAAATCTAAGACTTATACTGCAAATAAAAGTAAGATTAAGGATTTCCAGACCGGTGCTGAGTTGAATGGTACAGATGTAACTAATTCTAAGATGGAGTACAGTTGGGAAGAAAACAGTCGCCTTACTTATAATGCACTGGCTAATTACGTTTGGAGTAATGAAAAACATAATGTGAATGTATTGGCTGGTGTATCTTATGAACATTATAAGTATCAGAAACAAAAATCATATCGTCTGAAATTCCCGACTAATGGTATGACGGACATGAATGGTGGCTCAAGTGCGCCAGATGATACTTATGCTGAAGGTGGAAGTAACGAAGACAAGCTGATGTCTTACTTTGGTCGTGTAAATTACTCCTTTATGGATCGTTATTTATTAGAGGCCAATATCCGTGCTGATGCTTCTTCTCGCTTTCATAAGGATAATCGTTGGGGTGTTTTCCCGTCATTCTCTGCAGGCTGGCGTATTAGTCAGGAGGAATTTATGCAAGATATCAACTGGATTAATAACCTGAAGTTGCGTGCATCTTGGGGACAGTTGGGTAATATCAATAACGTAGGCCAATATGATTATTTCTCTTCATATCAACAAGGAGGTAACTACAACTTTGAAGATGCTATTGTTTCCGGTATCGTAGAATCTAAACCTGCCAATCCGACTTTAGGATGGGAAACTGTTACTATCACTGATATCGGTGTGGATTTTGACATTTTCAATGGACTGTTGAATTTTACAGCCGATTATTATAACAAAAAGACAGATGATATCCTGTTGGCATATCCGAGTCCGAAAGAAATCGGTATTGGCTCTGATTTCAAGGTTTCACAAAATATTGGTACAGTAAGTAATAAGGGTTTAGAACTGAGTATTACACATAATAAAACTCTGGGTGACTTTGCATATACAGTTGGGTTTAACATGAGTAAGAACTGGAATAAAGTAACCAACCTGGGAGCGAATGACCCGATTATTGAAAGCCCATGGATTAAAAAGGTTGGTTATGCAATCGGTACTTTCTATGGATATCGCTCTGATGGTCTGTTGACTCAGGAGGATATTGATACCGGTAATTACATCACCGATGGTTTGGTGCCTCAAGCGGGTGATATCAAATATGTAGATTTAGATGGTGATGGTAAACTTACCGATAAAGATAGAACTTATATAGGTTGTGATGTTCCTGACATTACTTATGGTGTGAACCTGAATCTTCGTTATAAAGGATTTGAATTAAGTATGTTCGGTCAGGGAGTTACCGGTACAAAGGTAAACTTCAGTATGGAAAATGCCTGGGCATTCTCGGATTATGCAAGTCCGCGTAAATATCACTTGAAGAGATGGACGGTAGATAATCCTAACCCGAATGCAGCTTATCCTCGCATTTATCCTCGTACAAGTAAACATTCAACTTATAACCAATATTTCTCTGATTACTGGTTGTTTAATGCCGATTATTTCCGCATCAAGAATATAACTTTTGGATATTCTTTCCAAAAGCCGGTATTACAGAAGTTGAGTCTGGAGGCATTGAAACTCTATGTTGCGGCTGAAAATCCGTTTACTATTCGTGCTGATCACCGTATGGAAGATTTCGACCCTGAAACGGCTTCAGGACGCGGCGTTAATACTCGTGGTACGTCTTCGATTGCTTTTGGTGTAAATCTAACATTCTAA